In the Candidatus Baltobacteraceae bacterium genome, one interval contains:
- a CDS encoding MFS transporter produces MSVQQTMAPATRAVGASHVRYAILTLICILYFLSYLDRTAISVTAPAMIKEFHFNKATMGLIFSAFATTYALLQIVGGTLGDRFGPRSVLTFLMALWSVFTAATGAATSFLTLFIARLLFGFGEAGGFPVSTRALSAWFPKEMRGSLQGILHACSRSGGAVSAMIVVAIVVWTGNWRYVFFILGVLGLAWAIAFYVMYRNSPSDVPRVNPEELAYIRGAASTTPEAPQQRAVPWGQIFASPDIWLLTLAYFAYGYTFWIYITWLPTYLTEARHLAFGALALAVTVPLAGGVPGDLVGGWLSDEIYKRTGSLNLARRTLIAVSFIGTVVFIVPALFAGNVALAIILFALAMFMLECAVSNCWAVAMDLGGRNFAGTVSGFMNTGFGVAGILSPLVFGILVDRTGSWRAGFMVGSTLLILGAIIILFVNATRQVGRTQA; encoded by the coding sequence ATCTGGATCGCACGGCAATCTCTGTCACCGCTCCTGCGATGATCAAAGAGTTTCACTTCAACAAAGCGACGATGGGTTTGATCTTCTCGGCCTTTGCGACGACCTACGCGCTGCTGCAAATCGTCGGCGGTACGCTCGGCGACCGTTTCGGTCCGCGCAGCGTGCTGACGTTTCTCATGGCGCTGTGGTCGGTGTTCACCGCTGCCACCGGTGCTGCGACTAGCTTCCTGACGTTGTTCATTGCGCGTCTGTTGTTCGGGTTTGGCGAAGCGGGCGGTTTCCCGGTCTCGACGCGCGCGCTATCGGCATGGTTTCCCAAGGAAATGCGCGGCTCGCTGCAAGGGATATTGCATGCCTGCTCGCGCAGCGGCGGCGCAGTATCGGCGATGATCGTCGTTGCGATCGTCGTGTGGACCGGCAACTGGCGATACGTCTTCTTCATCCTCGGAGTACTTGGGCTCGCATGGGCTATCGCTTTTTACGTCATGTACCGCAACTCACCGTCAGACGTGCCTAGGGTCAACCCGGAAGAGCTCGCGTACATCCGAGGCGCGGCATCGACGACGCCTGAGGCGCCGCAACAGCGAGCTGTTCCGTGGGGTCAGATTTTTGCCAGCCCCGATATCTGGCTCTTGACGCTCGCATATTTCGCGTACGGCTACACATTTTGGATCTACATCACGTGGCTGCCGACGTATCTGACGGAGGCGCGTCACCTTGCATTCGGAGCACTTGCGCTCGCAGTAACGGTACCGCTTGCAGGCGGAGTCCCCGGCGATCTGGTCGGCGGTTGGCTCTCCGATGAGATCTACAAGCGCACCGGAAGCCTCAACCTTGCGCGCCGCACGCTGATTGCCGTGTCTTTCATCGGCACGGTCGTGTTCATCGTCCCGGCGCTCTTCGCCGGCAACGTCGCTCTCGCGATCATCCTGTTTGCTCTCGCGATGTTTATGCTCGAATGCGCGGTATCCAATTGTTGGGCCGTCGCGATGGACTTGGGTGGACGGAACTTTGCCGGAACCGTCTCGGGTTTCATGAACACTGGGTTTGGTGTCGCGGGCATCCTGTCGCCTCTGGTTTTCGGAATCCTCGTCGATCGTACAGGCTCGTGGCGCGCAGGCTTCATGGTTGGTTCTACACTCTTGATCCTCGGAGCGATCATCATCTTGTTCGTGAACGCAACCCGTCAGGTGGGCCGAACCCAAGCCTAA